A single Glycine soja cultivar W05 chromosome 14, ASM419377v2, whole genome shotgun sequence DNA region contains:
- the LOC114383858 gene encoding uncharacterized protein LOC114383858, producing MVRTTRLCQVLGRILGRALGRQVSGDAEEGSQRRKPTILAHREQAHAAVVEDFENVDNAADKVHEKSHDPFTDHVATDTKGFPDGSQDTSVLKDYAYHVAVKVWAGEILASHGRKVEKFGRHAPKIEGIVAATRLSSLITCSLDKGLLSAFAERWCLRPTSVPNRTSI from the exons atGGTTAGAACTACAAGATTGTGTCAGGTTTTAGGCAGAATTTTAGGAAGAGCCTTAGGTAGACAAGTTAGTGGTGATGCGGAAGAAGGCTCTCAGCGTCGAAAGCCGACAATATTGGCACATAGAGAACAAGCACATGCAGCTGTTGTAGAGGATTTTGAGAATGTGGATAATGCTGCTGACAAGGTTCATGAGAAGTCTCATGATCCATTTACAGATCATGTAGCTACTGATACAAAGGGTTTTCCAGACGGGTCCCAAGATACATCGGTGTTGAAGGATTATGCTTATCATGTGGCAGTTAAAGTTTGGGCAGGAGAGAta TTGGCCTCTCATGGGAGGAAGGTAGAGAAATTTGGAAGGCATGCACCAAAGATTGAAGGCATTGTGGCTGCTACGAGATTAAGTTCTCTGATTACATGTTCGTTGGACAAGGGACTTTTATCTGCTTTTGCGGAGAGGTGGTGTTTGCGGCCGACAAGTGTACcgaatcgcacaa GTATATAA